The following proteins come from a genomic window of Polycladomyces subterraneus:
- a CDS encoding AI-2E family transporter, whose amino-acid sequence MERLTRQRALYISVLTLVILGIIFLLVQIGPWLRGLAGFLKAVLTPFLFAVVISYLLHPIVTMLSERGVPRSVAVLLIYTLFIASIVVVVMNLVPMFDQQLEEMAEHLPQWNDQIRSWIDQYDHNKQVLPHSVQIGIERSLDRLEQSVADGIGNWLSGIGSTLNQVMIALVVPFLAFYMLKDTQLIERSMLAFFPVRHHKNILRLFRDIDTALGNYIRGQLLVCLIVGVLAYVGYRWIGLPYPLLLASSVAVFNVVPYLGPFLGAIPAILVALAISKKMVVSVLLINLVIQMLEGNVISPQIVGRTLHLHPLLIIFALLAGGEVGGIWGMILAVPFFAVCKVIVEHVTRHVIHR is encoded by the coding sequence GTGGAGCGCCTCACACGACAACGGGCTTTGTACATATCCGTGCTGACATTGGTGATCTTGGGCATCATTTTTTTGCTTGTGCAGATCGGACCGTGGCTGCGAGGGCTGGCGGGATTTTTGAAGGCTGTATTGACTCCCTTTTTGTTTGCTGTGGTTATCTCCTATCTGTTGCACCCAATTGTCACCATGCTGAGCGAGCGGGGCGTCCCCCGATCGGTGGCCGTACTCTTGATTTACACATTGTTCATTGCTTCGATCGTGGTGGTTGTGATGAATCTGGTTCCGATGTTCGATCAGCAGCTGGAAGAGATGGCCGAACATTTGCCCCAATGGAATGATCAGATCCGGAGCTGGATCGATCAGTACGATCACAACAAACAAGTATTGCCTCACAGTGTACAGATCGGGATCGAGCGATCGCTGGACAGATTGGAACAATCGGTTGCCGACGGGATTGGGAATTGGTTGAGCGGCATCGGCAGTACCCTCAACCAGGTGATGATCGCGTTGGTGGTTCCATTTCTCGCTTTTTATATGCTCAAGGACACACAATTGATTGAACGAAGCATGTTGGCCTTCTTTCCCGTGCGTCATCACAAAAATATTCTCCGTTTGTTTCGGGACATCGATACGGCGTTGGGGAATTATATTCGTGGTCAATTGTTGGTCTGCCTGATCGTGGGCGTGTTGGCATACGTCGGTTACCGGTGGATCGGTCTGCCGTACCCACTCCTGCTGGCGTCGTCGGTGGCGGTATTCAATGTTGTACCGTACCTGGGCCCGTTTCTTGGAGCGATTCCGGCAATTTTAGTCGCTTTGGCCATCTCCAAAAAGATGGTCGTCTCCGTATTGCTTATCAATCTGGTCATTCAAATGCTGGAGGGTAATGTGATTTCGCCGCAAATCGTGGGACGTACCCTCCACCTGCATCCGCTGTTGATCATTTTTGCTCTATTGGCGGGAGGAGAGGTAGGTGGAATTTGGGGCATGATATTGGCCGTTCCCTTTTTTGCCGTGTGCAAGGTGATCGTCGAACATGTGACCCGTCATGTGATTCACCGTTGA
- a CDS encoding DUF1292 domain-containing protein, with protein sequence MNIHQTNEPEFIVIPDEDGNENRFEILFTFEQDETGKKYMLVVPADEDTDDEEEQEVYAFRYEEDGDDKLTFYPIEEEAEWDMVEEVFNTFMAEPEDFEEDEAGR encoded by the coding sequence ATGAACATTCATCAAACAAATGAACCGGAATTCATCGTGATCCCAGACGAGGACGGGAACGAAAACCGGTTTGAAATTCTGTTCACATTTGAGCAGGACGAAACGGGTAAAAAATACATGTTGGTCGTCCCGGCGGACGAGGACACGGATGATGAAGAAGAACAGGAAGTCTACGCCTTTCGATATGAAGAGGACGGGGATGACAAGCTGACCTTCTATCCCATCGAGGAAGAAGCAGAATGGGATATGGTGGAGGAAGTGTTCAACACCTTCATGGCCGAACCGGAAGACTTCGAAGAAGATGAAGCGGGGCGTTGA
- the cymR gene encoding cysteine metabolism transcriptional regulator CymR, giving the protein MKVSTKGRYGLTIMMDLARRYGEGPTSLKSVAERHQLSEHYLEQLISPLRNAGLVRSVRGAYGGYILARPPEEITAGDVIRVLEGPISPVEFSEEDDPARRDLWKRIRDAIADVLDNTTLADLIHFTSDGQSDAYMFYI; this is encoded by the coding sequence GTGAAAGTGTCCACCAAGGGACGATACGGATTAACCATCATGATGGATTTGGCCCGGCGATACGGAGAAGGACCGACATCGCTGAAAAGTGTCGCCGAACGCCATCAGCTGTCGGAGCATTATTTGGAACAACTGATTTCTCCCTTGCGTAATGCCGGTTTGGTACGCAGTGTGCGCGGGGCGTATGGAGGATACATACTGGCACGGCCTCCGGAGGAGATCACGGCAGGGGATGTGATTCGCGTTTTGGAGGGACCCATCTCTCCGGTGGAGTTTTCCGAAGAGGACGATCCGGCCCGCCGAGATTTGTGGAAACGCATTCGGGATGCGATTGCCGACGTGTTGGACAACACGACGTTGGCCGACTTGATCCATTTCACCTCGGATGGACAAAGCGACGCTTATATGTTTTATATTTAA
- the mltG gene encoding endolytic transglycosylase MltG produces MKWLMHLFFTLVLLAAWSILAYIYVDHTLSSPPRTEPVQLEIPPGTSITEIGRLLKENGLIRQDYFFTAYAWWKGHTNLQAGVYEIPPNETLDGMLQMFSSGKTGGSRVTIPEGYTVEQIAALMERKTGMKREDFLRAVNETPYPYDFVREIPDKPGRRYRLEGYLFPSTYHFPKGIQPEKAVDMMLRQFQRRLTPAVRQRLKEENLTVDEWVTVASIVEREGQVKEELPRIAGVIFNRLKRNMKLQVDATVQYALGKQKTRLFYKDLKVDSPYNTYRYEGLPPGPISNPGDDALKAVLYPEKHSYLYYVTKKDGTHEHYFAKTPAEHQLNIERSRKNEQMVEQR; encoded by the coding sequence ATGAAGTGGCTGATGCATCTCTTTTTTACACTTGTGCTCTTGGCCGCGTGGTCGATTCTCGCCTATATTTACGTCGACCATACGCTTAGCTCTCCTCCTCGCACGGAACCGGTGCAATTGGAGATTCCTCCGGGCACGTCGATCACAGAAATCGGGCGGTTGTTAAAAGAAAACGGCCTGATTCGTCAAGATTATTTTTTTACCGCCTATGCCTGGTGGAAAGGACATACCAATCTGCAAGCGGGTGTTTACGAAATTCCGCCCAATGAAACGCTCGATGGCATGTTACAAATGTTTTCGTCGGGCAAAACCGGTGGTTCCCGTGTGACCATTCCGGAAGGGTATACAGTGGAACAAATCGCTGCATTGATGGAACGGAAAACCGGTATGAAGCGGGAAGATTTCTTGCGTGCTGTGAATGAAACACCCTATCCTTATGATTTTGTCCGGGAAATCCCTGATAAACCGGGTCGCCGCTATCGTTTGGAAGGATATCTGTTTCCCAGTACATATCATTTTCCTAAGGGCATTCAACCGGAAAAAGCGGTGGACATGATGTTGCGGCAATTTCAACGGCGATTGACGCCCGCTGTCAGACAGCGGCTGAAAGAGGAAAACCTGACCGTCGACGAATGGGTAACGGTGGCATCCATCGTGGAGCGGGAGGGGCAAGTCAAAGAGGAACTGCCCAGAATTGCGGGTGTAATCTTCAATCGGTTAAAAAGGAACATGAAATTGCAAGTAGATGCCACGGTTCAATATGCTTTGGGAAAACAGAAAACACGACTGTTCTACAAAGATCTGAAAGTGGACAGCCCGTACAATACCTACCGTTATGAAGGGTTGCCGCCAGGGCCCATTTCCAATCCGGGCGACGATGCGCTCAAAGCGGTGCTGTATCCAGAAAAACACAGCTATTTGTATTACGTTACCAAAAAAGACGGAACGCATGAGCATTATTTTGCGAAGACACCGGCAGAGCACCAGCTCAACATTGAGCGCAGCAGAAAAAACGAACAGATGGTAGAGCAAAGATAA
- a CDS encoding PRC-barrel domain-containing protein: MRKSQDVIGLPVYHAQTGRHLGTVRDLLFDEMQRLCGLLLEDGGAFKTGRYLPSERIGAIGTDAVMADSEPIPFSSSQALQRWTGMLTGQRKLRGRPVMTEHGHALGMVEDVYFLENAGTLVGYELSDGWWSDWREGRKVLRTPCPLIWGEEILIAPAVGWQMDE, encoded by the coding sequence TTGCGAAAATCCCAAGATGTCATCGGTTTGCCGGTGTATCATGCGCAAACGGGTCGGCATTTGGGGACCGTCCGGGACCTGCTGTTTGATGAAATGCAACGGCTGTGCGGGTTGTTGCTGGAGGACGGCGGTGCATTTAAGACCGGGCGGTATCTCCCTTCCGAACGGATTGGTGCCATCGGTACAGATGCAGTGATGGCAGACAGCGAACCGATCCCCTTTTCCTCATCTCAAGCGCTCCAGCGATGGACGGGCATGTTGACGGGACAGCGAAAATTGCGTGGACGACCCGTGATGACGGAACATGGACACGCATTGGGAATGGTGGAGGACGTCTATTTTTTGGAAAATGCGGGAACGCTGGTAGGGTATGAACTGTCCGACGGTTGGTGGTCCGATTGGCGGGAGGGACGAAAAGTCCTTCGCACCCCGTGCCCCTTGATTTGGGGGGAAGAGATCTTGATCGCCCCCGCCGTCGGTTGGCAAATGGATGAGTGA
- the ruvX gene encoding Holliday junction resolvase RuvX, which translates to MRILGLDVGERRVGVAVSDPMGWTAQGIEVIDRARTPDWMARVGELVRQYEAEAIVVGLPRNMNGSIGPRGEACQAAAEELQRRFSLPVHLWDERLSTTAVERTLISGDVSRKKRKRVIDQMAASWILQGYLDAQRRTPDHEHSSNK; encoded by the coding sequence GTGCGTATATTGGGATTGGATGTGGGAGAACGGCGTGTGGGCGTGGCGGTGAGTGATCCGATGGGTTGGACGGCACAAGGGATTGAAGTGATCGACCGTGCCCGCACCCCTGACTGGATGGCGCGCGTCGGGGAGCTGGTCCGCCAATATGAAGCGGAAGCGATCGTGGTGGGGCTGCCGCGCAACATGAACGGCTCGATCGGGCCACGGGGCGAAGCGTGTCAGGCGGCAGCGGAGGAACTCCAGCGTCGTTTCTCCCTCCCCGTTCATCTCTGGGACGAGCGTTTGTCGACAACCGCGGTGGAACGAACGCTGATATCGGGGGACGTCAGCCGCAAGAAACGGAAACGCGTGATTGATCAAATGGCGGCGTCCTGGATCTTGCAGGGATACCTGGATGCCCAAAGGAGGACACCTGATCATGAACATTCATCAAACAAATGA
- a CDS encoding DUF1292 domain-containing protein, protein MDHQESRLGKEVHTLRNAYGPELVLVDEDGGGETVYRIVHEVEVDGEHYAVLQEVDDREEDAYLFRVGHERVEPVEDETEWEKVAEAIDELLYFDEQ, encoded by the coding sequence ATGGACCATCAGGAATCGCGTCTGGGTAAAGAGGTTCATACCCTCCGCAATGCATACGGACCGGAATTGGTTCTGGTCGATGAAGATGGCGGCGGTGAAACCGTCTATCGTATCGTTCACGAGGTGGAAGTGGACGGGGAGCATTACGCCGTACTGCAGGAAGTGGACGACCGTGAGGAGGATGCCTACCTTTTCCGTGTGGGACACGAACGGGTGGAGCCGGTTGAGGACGAAACAGAATGGGAAAAGGTGGCCGAGGCAATCGATGAGTTGTTGTATTTTGATGAACAATGA
- the alaS gene encoding alanine--tRNA ligase, with translation MKAAEIRKKFLDFFVEKGHKVEPSASLVPVDDPSLLWINSGVATLKKYFDGRLTPDNPRIVNAQKSIRTNDIENVGYTARHHTFFEMLGNFSIGDYFKEEAILWAWEFLTDPKWMGLDPDRLSVTIHPEDDEAYRIWREKVGIPDERIVKLESNFWDIGEGPSGPNTEIFYDRGEHLCDPNDPECYPGGENERYLEIWNLVFSQYNHNPDGTYTPLPKKNIDTGMGLERMASVMQDVPTNYDTDLFQPIIQATCREAGVEYGKDKETDVALKVIADHIRTVVFAVGDGVLPSNEGRGYVLRRLLRRAVRYGRKLGVDRPFLYQLTGVVAEIMKDYYPEPLEKQAFIERVIRGEEERFLETLSEGLHILAQVVEQVREVGTGRISGQDAFKLYDTYGFPVDLTEDFAREHGLEVDREGFERAMEEQRERARAARQDVDSMQVQGGALAELEVESTFVGYTRLQTDTRVAALVHDDQLVDMVGTGETCIVVLEETPFYAESGGQVADKGWIRSDSARLRVEDVQKGPRGEHLHTVRVEEGVIRKGDRVTAEIEEAKRADIVKNHTATHLLHRALKDVLGEHVNQAGSLVAPDRLRFDFTHIGAMTEEEIRKVEQLVNEHVWANTEVETFHKPLAEAKAMGAMALFGEKYGEIVRVVRVGDYSLELCGGTHVNRTGEIGLFKIVSESGIGSGTRRIEAVTGRHAFRYLEEQLQLLHEAAERLKARPSEVVERLDALQARFKELSRENESLRAKLGRLEAQQLTDQVQEVAGVPVLAARVSVSDMDALRQMVDDLRNRMKECVVVLGAVNGDKVQLVAAVTPSYVNAGLHAGKLIKEVAAKCGGGGGGRPDMAQAGGKKPEQLNDALRLVPDLVRQQMEASQ, from the coding sequence ATGAAGGCGGCCGAAATACGGAAAAAGTTTCTGGATTTCTTCGTAGAGAAAGGGCATAAAGTAGAGCCCAGTGCTTCGTTGGTGCCGGTGGATGATCCGTCCCTTTTGTGGATCAACAGCGGCGTGGCCACGTTGAAGAAATACTTCGACGGCCGGTTGACACCGGACAACCCGCGCATCGTCAACGCGCAAAAATCGATCCGTACCAACGATATCGAAAACGTCGGGTATACAGCTCGTCATCATACGTTTTTCGAGATGCTGGGCAATTTCTCGATCGGGGATTACTTCAAGGAGGAAGCCATCCTTTGGGCATGGGAGTTTCTGACGGATCCCAAATGGATGGGGTTGGATCCCGATCGTCTGTCGGTCACCATTCACCCGGAAGATGATGAGGCTTACCGAATTTGGCGGGAAAAAGTGGGTATCCCCGATGAGCGGATTGTCAAACTGGAATCTAACTTCTGGGATATCGGAGAAGGACCGAGCGGACCCAATACGGAGATTTTTTATGATCGCGGCGAGCATCTGTGTGATCCGAACGATCCAGAGTGCTATCCGGGCGGGGAAAACGAGCGGTATCTCGAAATCTGGAACCTGGTCTTTTCCCAGTACAACCACAACCCGGATGGTACATACACTCCGCTGCCCAAGAAAAACATTGATACCGGAATGGGCCTGGAGCGGATGGCCTCGGTGATGCAGGACGTGCCGACCAACTATGACACGGACCTGTTCCAGCCGATCATTCAGGCCACGTGCCGGGAAGCCGGGGTGGAGTACGGCAAGGACAAGGAAACGGACGTGGCGCTCAAAGTGATCGCCGACCACATTCGCACCGTCGTGTTTGCCGTGGGCGACGGCGTACTGCCTTCCAACGAAGGACGCGGATACGTCTTGCGCCGCTTGTTGCGCCGTGCGGTGCGCTATGGGCGGAAGCTCGGAGTCGACCGTCCGTTCCTGTATCAATTGACCGGTGTTGTCGCCGAGATCATGAAGGATTACTATCCGGAGCCCCTGGAGAAACAGGCGTTTATCGAGCGCGTCATCCGTGGGGAAGAGGAACGTTTTTTGGAAACCCTGTCGGAAGGGCTGCACATTTTGGCGCAGGTGGTGGAACAGGTCCGGGAGGTAGGTACCGGCCGCATCTCCGGTCAGGATGCTTTCAAGTTGTATGACACCTACGGTTTCCCGGTGGATCTGACCGAAGACTTTGCTCGGGAACACGGGTTGGAAGTGGATCGGGAAGGCTTCGAAAGGGCGATGGAGGAACAACGCGAACGAGCCCGGGCTGCCCGTCAGGACGTGGACAGCATGCAGGTGCAGGGCGGAGCGCTCGCAGAGTTGGAGGTAGAGAGTACCTTTGTTGGCTATACCCGTTTGCAGACGGACACGCGCGTGGCCGCGCTGGTGCATGACGACCAGTTGGTCGATATGGTGGGCACGGGCGAAACCTGTATCGTCGTGTTGGAAGAGACGCCGTTTTATGCGGAAAGCGGGGGGCAGGTGGCTGACAAGGGTTGGATTCGCAGTGACAGCGCTCGCCTGCGTGTGGAAGACGTGCAAAAAGGTCCCCGCGGTGAACACCTGCACACCGTTCGCGTGGAAGAAGGTGTGATTCGTAAAGGTGACAGGGTAACAGCGGAAATCGAGGAAGCCAAACGGGCCGATATTGTCAAGAATCACACGGCCACTCACTTGTTGCACCGGGCGTTGAAAGACGTGCTGGGAGAACATGTCAACCAGGCCGGATCGTTGGTGGCACCTGATCGTCTTCGTTTCGATTTCACGCACATCGGTGCCATGACGGAAGAAGAGATCCGGAAAGTGGAACAGCTGGTCAACGAGCATGTCTGGGCCAACACCGAAGTGGAAACATTCCACAAACCGCTCGCCGAAGCAAAGGCGATGGGGGCTATGGCACTGTTCGGTGAAAAGTACGGTGAGATCGTACGCGTTGTCCGGGTTGGTGACTACAGCTTGGAGCTGTGCGGCGGAACGCACGTCAACCGTACGGGTGAGATCGGATTGTTCAAGATTGTCAGCGAAAGTGGCATCGGTTCCGGCACGCGGCGGATCGAAGCGGTCACAGGTCGGCATGCGTTCCGCTACCTGGAGGAGCAGCTTCAGCTTTTACACGAAGCGGCCGAACGGCTCAAAGCACGTCCTTCCGAAGTGGTGGAACGACTGGATGCCTTGCAGGCACGATTCAAAGAATTGAGCCGTGAAAACGAATCGCTACGGGCCAAACTGGGCCGGTTGGAAGCCCAACAATTGACCGATCAGGTACAGGAAGTCGCCGGTGTCCCTGTGTTGGCCGCCCGCGTCTCCGTGTCCGACATGGATGCTTTGCGTCAAATGGTCGATGATTTGCGGAACCGAATGAAAGAGTGCGTAGTGGTATTGGGTGCGGTCAATGGGGATAAAGTACAATTAGTGGCTGCCGTGACACCTTCCTATGTGAATGCCGGGTTGCATGCCGGAAAACTGATCAAGGAAGTGGCTGCTAAATGCGGCGGTGGAGGCGGCGGACGTCCCGACATGGCACAGGCCGGCGGTAAGAAACCCGAACAATTGAACGATGCTCTCCGTTTGGTTCCGGATCTTGTACGGCAACAGATGGAAGCTTCCCAATAA
- the recD2 gene encoding SF1B family DNA helicase RecD2 produces the protein MQQSGLDLWGEQYLKGAVIQEIYHNEENGFGVYLLKILEASELTDQSETVVVGHLFRPHPDEVLTCYGQWVQHPKYGRQFQVQRVKKEWPQSEEAVVKYLSSGLFPGVGRKTAEKIVQHLGPAALEKISSNPDILADIPGVTSARARTIADNIRENQALEQAMVYLYEFGIGPALALKIVQTYKEETMAVLRENPYRLIEDVEGVGFRRADEIARQAGVAQDSPARFQAAVLYAVKEAAYTYGHVYVTQEQLLAEVKELLGEDACLFDDRTRQLLDQMVAEERLVEAEGHFYLPSLYFAEHGFALRVRLLMEQEIPTFPAQEIYRAIGELEEELGVAYADRQRDAMTEAISSPLMILTGGPGTGKTTVIRGICHLFARLHECSLDPAVYEGTDRPYPIRLVAPTGRAAKRMSEATGLPAMTIHRLLGWKGDFFERNADNPIEGSLLIVDEVSMMDIWLANQLFRAIPKGMQVVLVGDQDQLPSVGPGQVLQHLLQVEDIPRVELTEIFRQEEGSSIITLAHALKKGEVPDDLVRPMPDRRFFPCTQEQVVDVVLQTYQQAIKKGYTLFDVQVLAPMYKGPAGVNRINRAIQEAVNPKRDGVREITWGETVFRVGDKVLQLVNHPEHPIYNGDMGVIIAIEDTAATDEPVCWVRFDRLEVPYKRNQLNQLSLAYACSVHKAQGSEFPIVIFPVVHAYRRMLRRNLIYTAVTRSKSYLILCGEREAIRIGAQQTRGDERNSHLVELLRRWHQPPA, from the coding sequence ATGCAACAATCCGGGCTCGACCTTTGGGGAGAACAGTATCTCAAAGGTGCCGTCATCCAGGAGATCTACCACAATGAAGAAAACGGCTTCGGGGTGTACCTGTTGAAAATCCTTGAAGCTTCGGAGCTGACGGATCAATCGGAAACCGTCGTGGTGGGCCATCTGTTTCGCCCGCATCCGGATGAAGTATTGACCTGCTACGGTCAATGGGTGCAACACCCCAAATATGGACGGCAGTTTCAGGTTCAGCGGGTGAAAAAGGAGTGGCCCCAGTCCGAAGAAGCCGTCGTCAAATATCTGTCTAGCGGACTTTTTCCCGGTGTCGGCAGGAAAACGGCGGAAAAAATCGTCCAACATCTCGGGCCGGCGGCACTGGAGAAGATCAGCTCCAACCCGGATATTCTGGCGGATATCCCGGGGGTGACTTCGGCACGGGCCCGGACCATCGCCGATAACATCCGGGAGAATCAGGCATTGGAACAGGCGATGGTGTATTTATATGAGTTCGGGATCGGGCCCGCTTTGGCCTTGAAAATCGTACAGACATACAAAGAAGAGACAATGGCCGTCCTGCGTGAAAATCCGTACCGGTTGATTGAGGATGTCGAAGGGGTTGGTTTTCGACGGGCGGATGAAATCGCTCGTCAAGCCGGAGTGGCGCAGGATTCCCCTGCCCGTTTTCAGGCGGCGGTATTGTATGCCGTCAAAGAAGCTGCGTACACTTACGGGCATGTATACGTGACCCAGGAACAGCTGTTGGCAGAAGTGAAGGAGCTGCTGGGAGAAGACGCCTGTCTGTTTGATGACCGTACCCGTCAGCTGTTGGATCAGATGGTGGCGGAAGAACGGTTGGTGGAAGCGGAAGGACATTTCTATCTGCCGTCTCTGTATTTTGCGGAGCACGGCTTCGCTTTGCGTGTACGGCTGTTGATGGAACAGGAAATACCCACTTTTCCGGCACAGGAAATCTATCGGGCGATCGGGGAGTTGGAAGAGGAGCTGGGGGTGGCGTATGCCGACCGGCAACGGGATGCGATGACGGAAGCGATTTCCTCCCCTCTGATGATTTTGACTGGGGGACCCGGTACCGGAAAGACCACCGTCATACGTGGGATTTGTCATCTGTTTGCCCGTTTGCACGAGTGCTCGCTTGATCCTGCCGTTTACGAAGGGACCGATCGGCCTTACCCGATCCGACTGGTTGCACCAACTGGCAGAGCGGCGAAGCGAATGTCGGAGGCGACAGGTCTCCCAGCAATGACGATCCACCGTCTGCTGGGATGGAAAGGTGACTTTTTTGAGCGAAATGCAGACAATCCCATCGAGGGATCTTTGCTAATCGTCGACGAGGTGTCGATGATGGATATCTGGTTGGCCAACCAATTGTTCCGGGCGATTCCTAAAGGTATGCAAGTGGTGTTGGTAGGGGATCAGGATCAACTCCCCTCTGTCGGTCCCGGCCAAGTTCTTCAACATCTGTTGCAGGTAGAGGACATTCCACGTGTGGAGCTGACCGAGATCTTCCGACAGGAAGAAGGTTCTTCCATCATCACGTTGGCACACGCCTTGAAAAAGGGGGAAGTCCCAGACGATCTGGTCCGCCCCATGCCGGATCGACGTTTTTTTCCTTGTACCCAGGAACAAGTCGTCGATGTGGTGCTCCAAACGTACCAGCAAGCCATCAAAAAAGGATATACGCTGTTTGACGTGCAGGTTTTGGCTCCGATGTACAAAGGTCCCGCCGGCGTCAATCGCATCAACCGGGCGATTCAGGAAGCGGTTAATCCCAAACGGGATGGCGTCCGGGAAATCACCTGGGGTGAGACCGTTTTCCGCGTCGGGGACAAAGTGCTCCAGCTGGTGAACCATCCGGAACATCCCATTTACAACGGGGATATGGGTGTCATCATCGCGATCGAGGATACGGCGGCGACTGACGAACCGGTCTGTTGGGTCCGGTTCGACCGCCTGGAAGTGCCATACAAACGCAATCAACTGAATCAGCTTTCATTGGCCTACGCTTGTTCCGTCCACAAAGCACAAGGGTCGGAGTTTCCCATCGTCATTTTCCCCGTGGTCCACGCTTACAGGCGAATGCTCAGACGCAACCTGATCTACACGGCGGTGACGCGCAGTAAATCGTATTTGATCTTGTGCGGAGAACGGGAAGCCATTCGCATCGGTGCCCAGCAAACTCGGGGGGATGAGCGCAACAGCCATTTGGTCGAATTGTTGCGGCGTTGGCATCAACCCCCAGCGTAG
- a CDS encoding cysteine desulfurase family protein has translation MSIYLDHAATTPIHPKVKEAMLPFLEDHFGNPSSIHAYGRTVRQAIDRARDQVAASIHAEPGQLIFTSGGTEADNLALIGVAMAMREKGKDRVITTTVEHHAVLDTCHYLERNGFQVIYIPVDRHGRVQTEELKRAIDDRTAIISVMYGNNEVGTLQPIEEIGQIAKEWGVWFHTDAVQALGSEPLDVRKLPVDLLSLSSHKINGPKGVGALYIGRKVPIQPQMHGGMQERRRRAGTENVIGIIGFGQAAELAMANREEHRDTAQRCREAMLETWRQEGISFVVNGHPEHYLPHVLNVSFPGAETETLLMNLDLEGIACSSGSACTSGTLEVSHVLKAMGLPDELLRSAIRFSFGWGNTVEQVTEAAKTVARVVRLLTER, from the coding sequence ATGTCGATTTATTTGGACCATGCGGCGACGACGCCGATCCATCCCAAAGTGAAAGAAGCGATGCTTCCTTTTTTGGAAGACCACTTCGGCAATCCCTCCAGTATCCACGCTTACGGTCGGACCGTACGGCAGGCGATTGACCGTGCTCGTGATCAAGTGGCGGCATCCATCCATGCTGAACCCGGTCAACTGATCTTTACCAGCGGGGGAACAGAGGCGGATAATCTAGCGTTGATCGGTGTGGCGATGGCCATGCGGGAGAAAGGAAAAGATCGGGTCATCACCACGACGGTGGAGCATCATGCCGTGTTGGACACATGTCATTATTTGGAAAGAAACGGGTTTCAGGTCATTTATATACCGGTGGATCGACATGGGCGCGTGCAGACCGAGGAGTTGAAGCGGGCTATCGATGACCGTACCGCCATCATCAGTGTCATGTACGGCAACAATGAAGTGGGCACCCTGCAACCGATCGAGGAGATCGGTCAAATCGCCAAAGAGTGGGGCGTCTGGTTTCATACGGACGCCGTTCAAGCGCTGGGATCGGAACCGCTGGATGTGCGCAAGCTGCCGGTGGATCTGCTCTCGTTGTCCAGTCACAAAATCAACGGGCCCAAAGGTGTAGGTGCGTTGTACATCGGGCGAAAGGTGCCAATACAGCCGCAAATGCACGGCGGTATGCAAGAACGCAGAAGGAGAGCTGGCACGGAAAATGTGATTGGAATCATCGGCTTCGGTCAGGCGGCTGAACTGGCGATGGCCAACCGGGAGGAACATCGCGACACAGCGCAACGCTGCCGGGAAGCGATGTTGGAAACGTGGCGTCAGGAGGGCATCTCTTTTGTCGTCAACGGGCACCCGGAACATTATCTGCCTCATGTGCTCAATGTCAGTTTCCCTGGAGCAGAAACCGAGACCCTGCTGATGAACCTGGATCTGGAAGGGATCGCGTGCTCGAGTGGTTCAGCTTGCACATCGGGAACACTGGAGGTCTCTCACGTGTTGAAAGCGATGGGCTTGCCCGATGAGCTTTTGCGTTCTGCAATCCGTTTCAGTTTCGGTTGGGGCAATACGGTTGAACAGGTGACAGAAGCCGCAAAAACGGTCGCCCGCGTCGTCCGCCTTCTCACGGAGAGGTGA
- a CDS encoding IreB family regulatory phosphoprotein: protein MAHPNKRGVVKLSMDETMKFDFRGEEQEEVNPDEILLVVYEALKEKGYNPINQIVGYLLSGDPAYIPRHKNARALIRKVERDELIEELVKHYLQSRSDH from the coding sequence ATGGCCCATCCAAACAAAAGAGGTGTTGTGAAATTGTCTATGGATGAGACAATGAAGTTTGACTTTCGGGGGGAGGAACAGGAAGAAGTCAACCCGGATGAAATCCTTTTGGTCGTGTATGAGGCGCTGAAAGAAAAGGGATACAATCCGATCAACCAAATTGTCGGATATCTCCTGTCCGGAGACCCTGCCTACATTCCCCGTCACAAAAACGCGCGCGCCTTGATTCGGAAAGTGGAGCGGGATGAGTTGATTGAAGAGCTCGTCAAACACTATTTACAATCCCGCTCGGATCATTAA